The stretch of DNA GTCTCGAGTCAGCGAATAGGCCTTGGCCGGACGTTCCTTGATAACCAGCCCGCGACTCACCAGCGATTGCATGGCGGTGCGGAACGAGCCGGGGCCGAGTTTACAATCGTTTGCGTTAAAAAACAACATTTCATGCGGGCCGATTTGGTAACGGCGGAAAAATGTCAGAATGGCGGTTTCGGTTGCAGTCATGGGGTGATTGTCTCCTCGAGAGCAGTTTGATGGCGGAGAGGAAAGCATGGACTTCCAATCGGTCAGCAGCAGCGACAACACGACGATCGATTAGCGACGTCGCCCGCCGCCCCCGCCGCCGTATCCGCCGCGCCCACGTCCGCCGCCGCCTCCGCCGCCACGTTCCTCACGGGGCCGGGCTTCATTCACCGTGATATTACGACCCTTCAAATCGGTCCCGTTCAATTTTTCAATGGCTTGTTCGCCACCGTCGGCCATTTCGACGAATCCGAAACCGCGCGAGCGGCCTGTTTCGCGATCCATCACAACGGTGGCGGAGGTGACATTGCCGAACTCGGCAAACACGTCGCGAAGCTCGTCGGAAGTGATTTCGAACGAAAGGTTGCCCACGTACAGGTTCTTGCTCATCTTGATCTCCTCATGTACCAAAAACCACGGACCAAAAAAATTGTAGGGGAGCCGAATTATGGGTTCAAAACTGGCCGCCTAACTTTGACCGCCAGGGATGATTTCCCCAATTGCCAAACGGTAGCGCTGCAGAATTAAACGGTGCATATTAGCCGCATTGATGGTTGCCCGCGCGGCCCTGGTCGTGGCTGACTTTGGTCAACATCACGTGAGAGCCATTGGACCAAGCATAGATCCAATGGAAATATCTAATGGATCGATGGTCCATTCATCTTATCAAATTCCTCGCAAAAGACCAGCCACTGAAATTGAGCCCGCCAGGGCTTACAGAGCCGGTCTCCCGCCGACTTTCACTGGCCGGGAAGCGGGCCAACCTTGGGCGATGGTGTCGCTCACCAAGCTGGAGCCGGAGAAGTAAAGTCGACGGCTGCCCAATTGACACCACGAAACAGGCTGCCATATTTAATTTTCCGTAGCCGGTTGGCCCCCATCGTCTAGT from Pirellulales bacterium encodes:
- a CDS encoding RNA-binding protein is translated as MSKNLYVGNLSFEITSDELRDVFAEFGNVTSATVVMDRETGRSRGFGFVEMADGGEQAIEKLNGTDLKGRNITVNEARPREERGGGGGGGRGRGGYGGGGGGRRR